The Anastrepha ludens isolate Willacy chromosome 2, idAnaLude1.1, whole genome shotgun sequence genome contains a region encoding:
- the LOC128859943 gene encoding protein takeout-like, which produces MQQQLSRFPSSVHFVFFAIISCQLAALVSGHEYLRDKPSFLQPCHLHDAGNGKCLANAFENLFTNWRNGVPGLNGLSPIDPFHVKRVRLSQQTENLADIKAELKDVVAHGMSGTKVLKTSVNAKDYTIEFKLRTPAVHVEGDYKVKGRILILNLDSAGKMSSTVENLEYRIACKADLKQIDGEYFFDITSATARIDKVGNFKIHFSNLFGGNKELEESAHDLFNNNWREIFEIMRPAFGQTINTIVLDRYKKILKYVPASYFLDDLP; this is translated from the exons ATGCAGCAGCAGCTCAGTAGATTCCCTTCAAGCGTTCACTTTGTGTTCTTCGCCATAATCAGTTGCCAACTAGCAGCACTCGTCAGTGGCCATGAATATTTGAGAGATAAAC cATCATTTCTGCAGCCTTGCCATCTGCATGATGCCGGCAATGGTAAATGTCTGGCGAATGCTTTTGAAAACTTGTTTACCAACTGGCGCAATG GTGTGCCTGGCCTGAACGGACTCAGTCCCATCGATCCATTTCATGTGAAGCGCGTGAGGCTCTCACAACAAACGGAAAACTTGGCTGACATAAAGGCCGAACTGAAAGATGTGGTGGCGCATGGCATGAGTGGCACAAAAGTGCTGAAAACATC CGTCAATGCCAAGGACTACACGATCGAGTTCAAATTGCGTACGCCAGCTGTGCATGTCGAAGGCGATTACAAAGTCAAAGGACGCATACTGATATTGAATTTGGACAGCGCTGGCAAGATGTCATCCACTGTCG AAAACCTCGAATATCGCATTGCCTGCAAGGCGGATCTCAAGCAAATCGATGGAGAATATTTCTTTGACATTACTTCAGCCACGGCGCGTATTGACAAGGTGGGCAACTTTAAGATACATTTTTCGAATCTCTTCGGCGGCAATAAAGAGCTGGAGGAGAGTGCACATGATCTTTTCAATAATAACTGGCgtgaaattttcgaaattatgCGGCCGGCCTTCGGGCAAACAATCAATACCATTGTACTCGACCGGTAtaaaaagattttgaaatatgtaccGGCTAGCTACTTTTTGGATGATTTGCCATAG